One Periophthalmus magnuspinnatus isolate fPerMag1 chromosome 4, fPerMag1.2.pri, whole genome shotgun sequence genomic window, AACTACTGTGCCATTGTTTCTTTCATGCAGTAGGCCCAAtaaattacagagatattaaccataaatcagctcaaaacatctgcattttgacagttaaagACAAGCTGCGTAATTGTATGCTATATGGAAAATAAAACGAGAAAAGTTAAGTCATCTGTTCATAACTACTGAAtaaattgtattgtaaattAGGTGGAAACTGCAGAGATGAGCACACTGCCCTGGATCATTCACTCTTTTGTGAAGCTGGACACAATGGGATTCAGAGCTGCAGGGCTTTAAAGAGCACACGAGTCCAGAGAGAGCCAGCGAACGGACAGACACCCAACTACATTAcggtattcatctaaaactatAACTGCTGTGGTTGTTTGAAGTTTACAAATTTGCTGAGAAAAGATTAGAAGACAGATGTTAATATCAATGCAAACTTACTTTTTAGTGTAAATTACTTCTtctgtgtggatgcaaaacttTTCCATGAACTTGATTTTGAACTGTGCCTTTGGTGTTGGTTTGTAAAACTGTTGAATGACTCAAAACACAGTGCTGACAGTTCAGTTGTTGAGCAATGGGACATGGGTTGACTGTGGCAGACTGTGGGGACTTATGGTCAAACAAAAGCCAGGACTGCTACATGGGCATTCTCATTGTTTTACAGGCaattttacattgttcaatatcacaacacaacagtGGGCTAACGCTTTATCGCTACTTTACATCTGTATCTCAAAAATGTGGGAAAAGCATGTTTTAGCTGGAgtttaaaacagaacatttagtGTATAATGGAAAATCTTAAGCCATGCAACACATCACAATcatacaaaatgttttaatgcttTAAAGGATATAGTGAGTCTGTAATCCTTCAATCATGCAGGTTGGGTCCATAAAAAAGTGGGTTATAtcctgtcaactgaacaaacgTTAGAGTGCTTCTTGAAGCTTCTTGGATGAATGGCGAAACATATACACTCTAAACACTTTTGTCCAGTCTTTTGCTTTACAGCGACATAGAAACTGCCAATCCAAGCCTATTAACCTATTATGAATGCACATCTCagaatatttatttgacagattattttattagtattattattatttatttgataattattatttataattatttattttattattatttattattatattattataaattttattatatatatttatttaacagattatatttatttttccagaccaagggttagtttgttttcatactagACAGTTTCgactcttcctcagagtggtcacatgatgttgctgtgatgtatctggtcagctgatttaaacaggtttcgGTGCTGTCTTCCAACCGGTGGAGGCTGGAcgacagcaccatctgcagtccgacttcttcagaacagtatcccaggtgtgtaagagtaaaaaggccccttcgtcccagtttaaagtcccgtgggcATGTTTCCGTATTTCAATCACTTCCTTACTCCAGAGACGATGTTTGTTGACATCTGTTCCAATGATGTTTTTCcatcccagtccataatgtggttctctctttAGCAGTGGTCAGAAATAGCCAAttccttctcacattctgtcctaTGTTTCTGAATGTCCTCCCAGTTTCTCCATTGTATGTTTTATTGCCAGACTTGCAGGTTATTtcatatatattgtgttttttttctgcactttctGTTATACCCCTAATGTACTGTAATGTTACAATGTGtgaaaacctgtttaaatcaactgacCAAAAACGTCACAGTAACAGAAAACCAGATAAACTTCATTGGTCTATTTCagaatattattaataaaacaaatagatATCCGAAATAGATaaggaaaaatgaaagaaaaaagaacatgaCAACAAAACAACCCAACATATTTCTCCCTGTTTAGCAGCTGAGGCCGGTGTCCCTCTCAGCCTGTGCGTGATGCTCTACACATTAGCAGGAGGAGGCACTATCTGTGGAGTGGCCGCCTTGGTTCTTCTCATTGTCACCACGGCGACAGACTTCTGGATGCAGTACCGATACGCAGGCAGCTGGGCCCATCAGGGGCTGTGGAGGTTCTGCATCAACCATAAGTGCCATGGCCACACCATAACAGTGGGTGAGTGGAACTTTTTAGGGTATTACTTATAATAACTTAAATAAAGCACAAGCAAAAACATAATGGGCAAGTTAATAGTGTATGTACTGTTAATTTATGAATGATgtaggcttagtaactactcaaattattatatattatgctattttttgatctttgttataatgttgtttcctcatcaaagacatacctggagctgtgttttgtttcattcacacatgctcgAGTCAtcctttattatgagtctgtctacatctccaaacctcaaaatgctctgttccatcttgtgatgtcatgatgtggtggttttcaagttaacagctactttttaccttttgtttaatagaaATTGGCAGCTCCAGgtctgaaaacatccaaatgattccagtgaagatgtatggagtttagaagcacagtggagcactttctgtattaccacatgacatcacaaggtggaacagagcattttgagctttggagatgtagacagactgataataaacaattactcaaacatgtgaatgaaacaaaacataactccatatttttgatgaggtaacactattataacatggtttaaagttcacaagagtccattttgtgtaaagaGTAACTTAGTAAATCTTAGTAACTTTTTTATTGAATATCTAGTAAGCCTGGTTAATAAACTAGCCAATTTGTTAATTATAAATCTATATTATGTAAGTATACACTGTTTTTATGACATAACAAACCCTATTATGTTTGATTGTAGCCTTCTGGGATGCCACCAGGGCCTTTATGCTGCTGTCAGTGCTGAGCTGTTTGGCTGGAGTGGTGCTTGGTCTGAGCGCTTTCACCAATGGGACCAAGAACAGGAGGGTCCGCACCGGTGGGATTGCCCTTATTCTGTCAGGTGAGCcctaaacagtcacattttgttATCTTTATGCTAATGTAAAGCAAAAGGCAAGCAAGCCAAATTATGAACTCACACAACATGGCTTTTTCAGGCTATTTTTATGGGAATTATCAGGGGAAAATGTCTTTATACCAATTGGAGTATGTTGTCACAGTAAAATACCATCTAGTACTTAGATTTGAATTCATTTCACCCCTTAATTTAAATTTATCAGATACTATGGAGTTGTTTATCCTCACTAATGTGTTTCTAACTCGCTGTGTTGTTTTGACAGCATTCCTGGCACTGTTGGCTCTGGCCATCTACACTGGGGTCATGGTCACCTTCTTTGGAAAGCGCTTCTTAAACTGGAGGTTTTCATGGTCCTACATTATCGGTTGGGTAGCCATTATTTTGGCTTTTGTGGCTGGTAACCCTTTTCCTATTCTGTTTAATTTCAAAAATGCTTTAAGTAGACCTAATAGTAAACTTTAAGTGAATATTTCCCCTCAGGAGTATTTCAACTGTGTGCTTACCgaaggaccactatggaacctgctCCTTCAAATACCATTGAGAGCTGAGAAGACTGACCCATAAGTGTCCAaccagtgtgaatgaaaaaatgcATCTTGCAAGGGCAATCATTTAAGATGTACAccataaataaatttaattctACAATTCAGTCCGAATACATGTTCGCTCTTTGTTtccactagagggagctgtCTGAAATTACACTTTAGAATGttgctttaaaacaaaaaaacaacaccacaaatcTAAGAGGGTTTgtcacatttaaacatgttcattttaaactgtcaaaagaAATGTAATTTTGGATGTGCTCTTGTGAATGAGAAATTACATCTAGTCAATTTCACAAGGAAGTACATGAGCAGTAGGTGTGAAACCACTAACCAAAAATTCATTGTCAAATTACTGGAACTCCACAAATACTTCGCAACATTCAatttattttcaacaataacAAAGTCGTCTCACAGAGACTACTTTGAATTAcaaagaatgaaaaataaatataggaCCATAGTAGAATTAAGGACATTGACAATCAATACAAAATTATGTACAACTTTGAAATAGTGCAAAACCACCCACTGCACAGGTTGTCTGGAGGACAGAGGGTGTGTGTGCGCCCCTGTAGGGGAAATGCAACTGACGATGCTGTATTGAGAATCTCCTGAGACTCTTCAAAACCAGTCATGAAATGTATACCATATTAACCTtcaatgaaatgtttttgtacCTTGGCTACAGAGTGACAGTGTTCACAAAGATGAAAGAACATTGGGGGAAGCAGGATACAGTATGAATTGGTTAGCTAGGATGATTGCAGTTAAAACGTGTGCTCTTTGAGTGGGAGGGGCAGCCATAAGCAAAAGATTTTGAAATGAAAGGACTAAATTATTGAACACACCCCTGAGTGAACGAGTTTAAAAGGTCTTAGCACCGTCACATACCACAGACTCTGCAATTTTGTCTCAACTTAAACCAGGATTTTAGATTCTGAATGGCAAAGCACAATGAAAGTGCAATGCTCCCTTGGGCTGTCCACTTCCTTTCCCATCACAACCTCCCACAAACATAAAGCTCAATAAAAACGGCACATACAGATGCATTACATATTATCGTGCATACAGTAATAGGTTTTGCATATTGACATTTTGGGACCATCTAATAGCTGTTTTAAACTCTCATTCAAAAAAAGAATTCACATAGCTCTTGGTTAGTGTCAATGTGATACAAATACTGGTGCTACTTTAAATACCCTCTTTCTAGAAATGATACCTGGTCCTCTGGAGCCCTGTTACAGATCATTAACACAAAGTGCCGATCCCGTTCAGTCAACACTGAAAAACAGATCCCAAATCGACTTTAGAGGACCAGGGCTAAACGTAGTCATGCCTCATTAAACAAACTCTGAAAGCTCCCTCTAAATAACTGCATTGGTGAGGCGTTTTCCAGCGGAGACTGCTGGGTGGTTCTCTCAACATTGATCAGGTTGGACCCCATACTTTTCCAAATATATGGTTAGATCTCACCAAAGATGAGAAatttaatactgaaactacagTAGATTGAAGAAGGCAAAAAATGATCATCCAGTAGATTACTACACCTCAAGAGGCTTATCTTATCAGATTTAGCATTTCAGTCATTAAGAGACCAATTGGGTCCAGAGGAATACCCAGTAACCAATGTTAAAAGTCATCTTTGTGCAATCATGCCAAAGATGAATCATGTGCGTCTTTGGCGATGCATAGCACCACATACCTGCACAGAGGTATAGCCCTGTTTGATTGCATGCTAACAACAAAGAATACAATGAGCAAGATATGAAAGTTTGTGTTGCGCCTTTGACGTGGCACGCAATGAGTTCAGAGCCATTTGGCTTTGGTTTTAACAACACACTGCAACCAGGCAGTGAGTTTATCCATTTTGGCTTGGCTCATAAAACAAGTTGTGGCATGCCTTCTGTTTGCTGCACCTTTCAAAACACCAAACCGTCTTCTATTGCACAGGTTGGTCAGTCTTCCTTCATTCAGGCAAGATTGTGAACAGTCTTGACTTTTTCCTTCTGTGAAAGAGACCCAGATATACTTCTAGTCACAAGTCAACCAATCTCTCCTTGAGTGAGCGTGGGTTATGTCTCCTGACGATATCTAAAAACACAAGAGAAAGTCGTTTAGTCAGATATCTTGGCAGGGAACTGTGGCACACCTATAACAGGAAGGGATAAGAGCCttcaaataatacaataattgtTGTTAATAGGTCAAGACTATGCCATTTATTGgaaatgtttctgtattttacaTAACATGAAGTCACAGAACCCACAGAAATAAACTCGTACAGTAGCACTAAGACACTTACCCACTCTGTAGTGTAAACTCAGGTAGGGCACCTAGAGACGTGAGCTGTTCCTCCAAGGCAACAATACGCAAGCCTATATAGCCCGAAGACA contains:
- the lim2.2 gene encoding lens intrinsic membrane protein 2.2, whose protein sequence is MLYTLAGGGTICGVAALVLLIVTTATDFWMQYRYAGSWAHQGLWRFCINHKCHGHTITVAFWDATRAFMLLSVLSCLAGVVLGLSAFTNGTKNRRVRTGGIALILSAFLALLALAIYTGVMVTFFGKRFLNWRFSWSYIIGWVAIILAFVAGVFQLCAYRRTTMEPAPSNTIES